Proteins from one Prochlorococcus marinus CUG1435 genomic window:
- a CDS encoding DUF1499 domain-containing protein gives MKILFLAIIICSGFLFPSSSFASHIELKPCVEIAHCVREEWEVSNIEKPFEEIKTFIENTPRTEIVEIDGDYLHAEATSKWMKYVDDLEVSFLAESNILSIRSESRVGESDLGVNQKRVDLLKSKMF, from the coding sequence ATGAAAATACTTTTTTTGGCAATTATAATTTGTTCTGGCTTTTTATTCCCTTCTTCATCATTTGCTTCTCATATAGAACTAAAACCTTGTGTAGAGATTGCTCATTGTGTAAGAGAAGAATGGGAGGTTAGCAATATTGAGAAACCTTTTGAAGAGATTAAAACATTTATCGAAAACACTCCAAGAACTGAGATTGTAGAAATTGATGGCGATTATCTTCATGCTGAGGCAACTAGTAAATGGATGAAGTATGTGGACGACTTAGAAGTATCCTTTCTAGCTGAATCAAACATCTTATCAATAAGATCAGAATCAAGAGTTGGAGAAAGTGATTTGGGAGTGAATCAAAAAAGAGTTGATTTACTAAAATCGAAAATGTTCTAA
- a CDS encoding transcriptional repressor, translating to MIKNTRQKKILETMVTKSDITKRQEQLLEELNKCEDELSGQELHRQLIESGKAMGLTTVYRNLQVLIKHGLIRSRHLPTGEVLYTPVDRDIHHLTCVQCGETSKMEGCPVKDIHAPKKNPRKFQLLFHTLEYFGLCQNCYQAQN from the coding sequence ATGATCAAAAATACGAGGCAAAAAAAGATTTTGGAAACAATGGTAACTAAGTCTGACATTACCAAAAGACAAGAGCAACTTCTTGAAGAACTTAATAAATGCGAAGATGAACTGAGCGGTCAAGAGTTGCATAGACAATTGATTGAAAGCGGAAAAGCTATGGGACTGACCACTGTTTACAGGAATCTTCAAGTTCTTATAAAGCATGGTTTAATTCGTTCTAGACATCTCCCAACAGGAGAGGTTCTTTACACTCCCGTAGATAGAGACATTCATCATTTGACCTGCGTTCAATGCGGAGAGACGTCGAAAATGGAAGGTTGTCCTGTTAAAGATATTCATGCCCCTAAAAAAAATCCAAGAAAGTTTCAACTTTTGTTTCATACACTCGAATATTTCGGCCTTTGCCAAAACTGTTATCAAGCTCAAAATTAA
- a CDS encoding OsmC family protein, with translation MTKVKCYYLGNLNCEAIHLQSGSLIRTDAPLDHCGKGESFSPTDLLATSLGTCLLTIMAIKAKSKGFDLKGIYLNIEKLMTQNSERKIKELIIDIFIPKSTSNETIDFLKKASKECPVTRNLSQEIDIKIIWHNE, from the coding sequence ATGACTAAAGTTAAATGTTATTATTTAGGAAATTTAAACTGTGAGGCTATTCATCTACAATCTGGAAGTCTTATTAGAACTGATGCCCCTTTAGATCACTGCGGTAAAGGTGAAAGTTTTTCCCCAACTGATTTATTAGCAACGTCTCTAGGTACTTGCCTGCTAACCATCATGGCAATCAAAGCTAAATCGAAAGGATTTGATTTGAAAGGTATATATTTAAATATTGAAAAACTAATGACACAAAATAGCGAGAGGAAGATAAAAGAACTAATAATAGATATTTTTATACCAAAGAGCACTTCTAATGAAACTATTGATTTTTTGAAAAAAGCTTCCAAAGAATGCCCAGTTACAAGAAATTTATCTCAAGAAATAGATATTAAAATTATTTGGCATAATGAATAA
- a CDS encoding pilus assembly protein, whose amino-acid sequence MKEIGDIKSNIYKIAAVTDRGQRLNKLISPMYEEKANEMDELIDALKDFSFEISEKLLSGEWELIFSNVELFRSSPFFLAIEKALNDEFKSNLFFKLHQLQVGSFGLSTIGRIAQKIDFDKKEFISSFDTTIFGLTTIPILGWFKLLPTFGGRVITLASDLVLRKNLLDMNLQKTKVSKVDGLNKIPLFSELLMDRWYPVKEVWNKLPWNKESPNCQVSIVYLDEEMRIMQDMYGSIFIYIRPSISLLNSNTISND is encoded by the coding sequence ATGAAAGAAATTGGAGATATAAAGTCAAATATATATAAAATAGCTGCTGTTACAGATAGAGGGCAAAGATTAAATAAATTAATTTCTCCTATGTATGAGGAAAAAGCCAATGAAATGGATGAATTGATAGATGCTCTTAAAGACTTTAGTTTTGAAATATCAGAAAAATTATTGTCTGGAGAGTGGGAATTGATTTTTTCTAATGTTGAATTATTTCGAAGTTCTCCTTTCTTCCTTGCTATTGAAAAGGCATTAAATGATGAATTTAAAAGTAATCTTTTTTTTAAATTACATCAATTGCAAGTAGGGTCCTTTGGCTTATCAACTATTGGGAGAATTGCTCAAAAGATTGATTTTGACAAAAAGGAATTTATATCTTCTTTTGACACTACAATATTTGGGCTCACAACAATTCCAATCTTAGGTTGGTTCAAACTATTGCCTACATTTGGTGGAAGAGTAATAACTCTAGCAAGTGATTTAGTTTTAAGAAAAAATTTGCTTGATATGAACTTACAAAAGACAAAAGTTTCCAAAGTTGATGGACTTAATAAGATTCCATTATTTAGTGAATTACTTATGGATAGATGGTATCCAGTTAAAGAGGTATGGAATAAGTTACCTTGGAATAAAGAATCGCCAAATTGTCAAGTTTCAATTGTATATTTAGACGAAGAAATGAGAATTATGCAGGATATGTATGGGTCTATTTTTATTTATATAAGGCCTTCAATTTCCTTGTTGAATTCAAATACAATCTCTAATGATTAA
- a CDS encoding metal ABC transporter permease, with amino-acid sequence MSFINNNWWLVPLIITIFSGILCPAMGTVLITHKRLLQVNLISHCVLPGLALALALGIHPSIGGVISGLLGSVIAESLTNRKSENYEAVMNTILAGMLGFGVLIIPLLGIRIDLEAVLFGDLLTANFGDLLRTIIAFLVFILLMTFGYEKVVYVGLDPEGASASGINVSLLNLALSFTTALVIVSSMSAVGVILVIALLSTPTLLGLNKAHSLRIAMMRSSFFGLCISLLGFFLSIVFNLSPGPAISVICVASLLIPKLRK; translated from the coding sequence ATGTCTTTTATTAATAACAACTGGTGGCTGGTCCCATTAATAATAACTATATTCTCCGGAATTTTATGCCCAGCTATGGGAACTGTATTAATCACTCATAAGAGATTATTACAAGTTAATTTAATCTCTCATTGTGTGTTGCCTGGACTTGCTCTCGCATTAGCGCTTGGAATTCACCCCTCAATTGGTGGTGTTATAAGCGGTCTTCTGGGCTCAGTAATTGCGGAAAGTTTAACTAATAGAAAAAGTGAAAATTATGAAGCAGTTATGAATACTATTCTCGCTGGAATGCTTGGGTTTGGGGTCCTTATAATCCCCTTACTCGGAATAAGGATTGATTTGGAGGCAGTATTATTTGGCGATTTATTGACAGCAAATTTTGGAGATTTACTTAGAACAATAATTGCTTTTTTAGTATTTATACTTTTAATGACTTTTGGATATGAAAAGGTTGTTTATGTCGGATTGGATCCAGAAGGTGCATCGGCGAGCGGTATAAACGTTTCTTTATTAAATCTTGCTTTGAGTTTTACAACGGCATTAGTAATTGTTAGTTCAATGTCAGCAGTAGGAGTAATTCTTGTAATTGCTCTTCTTTCTACGCCAACTTTGTTAGGGCTAAATAAGGCTCATAGTTTAAGAATTGCAATGATGAGGTCTTCATTTTTTGGATTATGTATCTCACTTCTTGGATTTTTTCTCTCTATAGTCTTTAATCTTTCGCCTGGACCTGCAATTAGCGTTATTTGTGTTGCTTCCCTTTTAATTCCTAAGCTTCGCAAATAA
- a CDS encoding ABC transporter ATP-binding protein: MATLVAENLTFAYTEKSKPALNKVSVEIKPGTLTALVGPNGAGKSTLLRILQGQNTPDKGEIKIDGENLYRSRALVALMPQRSSMNWKFPITVEKLVSLGQIKYSKSRSNNPFQIKALLEYPNSWINKCCELEATMQRVGIANLANRRLDSLSGGQQQRALLAKTLMSPAKIFLLDEPCAALDPPAKEDFLKIVRQLADAGLSLLVSSHDWGESLNNYDQVIVLDKSVLAVGSPDQIKDKLDAINISSIKENNFCD; this comes from the coding sequence ATGGCTACTTTAGTCGCTGAAAATTTAACATTTGCATACACAGAAAAAAGTAAGCCAGCTTTAAATAAGGTATCGGTTGAGATTAAACCTGGAACTCTAACAGCGCTAGTAGGTCCAAATGGTGCCGGTAAATCCACTCTTTTGAGGATATTGCAAGGACAAAATACTCCAGATAAAGGCGAAATAAAAATTGATGGTGAAAATTTATATAGATCTAGAGCTCTAGTGGCACTTATGCCTCAAAGAAGTTCTATGAATTGGAAGTTTCCCATTACAGTTGAAAAATTGGTATCTCTTGGTCAAATAAAGTATTCAAAATCAAGAAGTAATAACCCCTTTCAAATAAAGGCTCTTCTAGAATATCCTAATTCTTGGATTAATAAATGTTGTGAATTAGAAGCGACAATGCAAAGAGTAGGAATTGCTAATTTGGCTAATAGAAGACTTGATTCTCTTTCAGGAGGACAGCAACAAAGAGCTCTATTAGCAAAAACTCTTATGTCCCCTGCAAAAATATTTCTTCTGGATGAACCTTGTGCGGCATTGGATCCCCCCGCAAAAGAGGATTTTCTAAAAATTGTTCGTCAACTCGCAGATGCGGGACTTTCTTTGCTAGTAAGTAGCCATGATTGGGGCGAGTCTCTAAATAACTACGATCAAGTAATCGTTCTTGATAAAAGTGTTTTAGCAGTTGGTAGTCCTGATCAAATAAAAGATAAATTAGATGCGATAAACATAAGCTCTATAAAGGAAAATAATTTCTGTGATTAG